The nucleotide sequence TGGGTACAGCCTTCAGAACTTAAGAATTATGCCTTTCCTGTGGCAAATCAAAAAATCTTTCCACTTTTAGAAGCATGGCTAAAACAATGAGAGGGAGGCTACCTTGCAGCCAGCGCTTACTTAGCATCCTCGCTTGTTTCTTGAAATGTCACCCGCTTGTACAAATCCTTCAAACTCATCTCAATCGCTATCGACTGTATCGCCAAAACTGCCTTCTCTCCCATCAATTCAGTTAACAACCACTGGCGATCGTCTACCTTTGTAAACTGCTCGACTCGAAGGGCATCCTGGTCTATCAAAATATATTCTTCAAATTCAGGAATCGATCGATATAGCCGGAATTTAGCTGATTTGTCATAACCCCCTGTTGAATTGGACAACACCTCAACAATTAAACAAGGATTGGTAATTGCTGTTTGCTGATTATCTGTGAACTTTGGCTCTCCCGCCACCACCATCACATCTGGGTAAGTATAGCTTTCATACAGCGGCAACCATAACCGCATATCGCTCATAAACACCAAATAATCTAAATCTTCCAGCGCCAACAATAGCCGAGCATAGAACTTACCCGCCAAAATATTATGATTGGCTGTCGCTCCCGCCATAGCAATAATGTGTCCCTCAATAAACTCGCTTCTAAAATCTGCTTTCTCCTCCAGTGCCAAATACTCCGCTGGCATATAACGTTTTGCTATTGCGATCGCCATAGTTCACCTCCTCAATCTTTTGCCAAAATCGCCAAATAATGTCGAACCGCCTCTGGCATCCCCATCTCCAAGGCATCTGCCGTCAGCGCATGGCCAATGGAAACCTCCAAAATTCCCGGTATTTCACAGAATTTAGCCAAATTGTTCAAATTGAGATCGTGTCCGGCATTCACGCCTAGACCGACTGCCCGTGCCAGCTTTGCGGCCTCAGCATAAACAGGCCAAGACTCGTCCACTTTGCCATCCCGAAAAGCTGTTGCATAGGGCTCCGTATACAGTTCAATCCGCTCCGGTCCTAGCTCGCCCGCCAGTCGAATCTGCTCCACATCGGGGTCCATAAATAAACTGACGCGAATGCCCAAATCCTGTAGTTGCTTCAAGATCGGACGGAGGCGATCGCCATCTTTTGCGATATCCCAACCACGATCTGAGGTAAACGCATTCGGATCGTCCGGCACCAAGGTGGCCTGCGTCGGCCGCACCCGAGTCACCACCTCCATAAAGCGCCCTAAAAACGGATTGCCCTCAATATTGAACTCCACTGTCGGATACTCCGCCTCCAGCAACACATCCAACTCATCCACATCTGCATAGCGAATGTGTCGCTCGTCCGGGCGAGGATGCACCGTCACCCCATAAGCTCCCGCCTCCAACGCCATCCGGGCCGCCTTCAACACGCTGGGAATGCCTAAATTGCGGCTGTTGCGCAACAGGGCGACTTTATTGAGGTTGACACTGAGCTGAGTGGCCATCGATCGCGAGTCCCTGCAAAGGACTTCTAGTGTATGCCGTAACCTCGGCCCGTTGCATCTGGCGATCGCCACCCCATTCACTGCCTCTCAGATCGCTGGTAGCTCGGCACTAACCGATCGTCCCTATTTCCAAGAACCAAAGACCGCGCCCCTATTGCAGCTCGGTTAAGCATTTGTTATACATACCTTAACCTTGAGAAAATCAAAATCGATGCCTCATTTACTGTCCCAAAATAAAGCGGCGATCGCTTCCGCTCGCCGCCGCAGGATTCATTGGCCGAGCGCACTACAGATTCCTACTCATCTGGCTCGTTTTTTAGTCGTTCTTCTGGCGATCGATAGTCTGTTTCTTGTCCTGCATATCGTTCACGTTTACGAGATTTTGCCGATCGGCAACCGCTGGGCTCTCGGCGTCGATCGCAGTTATTCAGAATGGTTCCAGTACGGCAAGTTATTTCTCATTGCAAGTATTTTTTTGTGGTTAGAAATCAAATATAAAAGCCGAATTTATGGATTTTTCTCTCTCTTGTTTTGGCTCATTTTTCTAGATGATAGTTTATCCATCCATGAAAATCTCGGCGATCTCATTGGAGTATGGCTTAACACTGTAGATCACGTCGGAGAAGTTATCGCAATGTTGGCACTCGGGCTCGTCCCCATCATTTCAATCGCAATCAGTTACGCCAACACAAAAGTGACAAGATACAAACAATTCAGCCTCAATCTTATCAAACTCATTTCCATCTATGTTTTTAGCGGCGTCGTCATTGACTTCATATACAGTGAAGTCTACTTTCCTTCCAATCTCGTCAGAACAATTCTTGGCATATTAGAAGACTTTGGCGAAAATATTGCGATGGTGCTAATACTTGTGTTTGCCATCCGCCACCTGCTCTACGTAAGGAATACCGACAGGCCAAACTTAACGTCATCCGAATAGAAATTAGGCCGTTCTTTGCTGCAAGAAACTGCGCTGAGATGCTAGTCTCACCTTGCCTTGAGTTGCCCAAGATTGCAACAGTTCCACCTGTTCCTTAGCCGTACGAGCTAGAGGAACCATGAGGGCAACGGATTCCAGAATGTCTTCGGTGGTAAAGTCGCGATTTTGACTAAAAGCTAAGTGCATCGCTTCGATAATAGATTGCTCGATCTCGGCCCCCGAAAAATCGGGGGTTTCGTAAGCCAGTCGCTGAATGTCGTAATCGCGAACGGTTTGGGGCCGCAATTTACCGAGATGCACGTTAAAAATCTCGGCTCGCTCCTCCTGCGCGGGCAGATCCACAAAGAAGATTTCGTCAAATCGACCCTTGCGCAACAGTTCTGGCGGCAAAATTTGAATATTATTCGCAGTCGCTACCACAAACACCGGAGCCGTTTTCTCTGCCATCCAGGTAATCAGTGTCCCCAATACGCGACCGGTCGTCCCGCCATCGCTACTCGCACTCGTGCCAAACGCCTTGTCAATTTCATCAATCCACAAGACGCAGGGAGACATCGCCTCCGAGAGTTGGATGAGCTGGCGAGTACGCGATTCTGACTCCCCCACCAAACCAGCAAACAGTCGGCCAATATCGAGACGCAAGAGAGGCAGGTGCCAGTGATGGGCGATCGCCTTGGCCGTGAGAGACTTGCCCGTGCCTTGAATTCCCACTAACAACAGACCGCGAGGCTGAGGCAAACCATATCTGCGGGCCTTCTCGCTCAAAGCACTGCCCCGCCGCATTAGCCAAGACTTGAGATTGTCCAGACCGCCAATATCGGCAATTTCGGTAGCAGCAGGATAAAACTCCAAAATTTGGGTTTGGCGAATCTTCTGACGCTTTTCTTCCAAAATCAAATCCACGGCATCGGCGCTCAAGCTGCCAGCCTGGGCGATCGCCTTGGCCAGCGCCTGCCGAACCCGAGCGAGCGTCAACCCCTGACAAGCTCGCACCAGCTCGTCCCGCTCGGACTGAGCTAAAGTCTGGGCGAGTCCTACGAGCCGATCGATCGCCTGACCGATCTCCGTCGAACTGGGCAAATCAAATTCTAAAACTGTGATAGTTTCACTTAGATCGGCAGGGATATCTAGCACTGGGGCCAAAATGACAACTGTTTTTGGGAGCGATCGCAGTTTTCGCCCTAGGTTTCTCAGTTTGCGGGCAACGGAAATATCGGTAAGAAATCGCTGAAAGTCTCGCAGAACAAAAATTGCAGGGGCGCGATCGTCGGTCTTCTCGATATATTGCAGCGCTTGTAGGGGATTGCGCTGGGCAGTGCCAGCATCGGTGCCCTGCAGGTCGTAGCCGGTGACAAAATCCCAGAGATAGATCGCTCTGCCGTCACTGGCAGCTACGATTGCATCTTCCGCTCGCTCCTCCTCCACCGTATTGATATAGATGGCCGGATAGCGAGCCCGCAATAATAGATTGAACTCTTCGGAGAATGTGCCCATGCCCTTCAGACTAGCAGAGGTCTAGTCCCGCATTCGAGCGATAGCGATATCGAGAGAACTCCCATCTTAAAAGCAATCGATCGTAGAGTTAGGTACGCCATTGCCCGAGGGATTCGCTGCCGAATCGGAACTCTCATCCCTTGACTCAACAGGGCGATCGCCCACAGTATCCGAGCCCGCCTTCAACGATTTCAGCTCAGCTTCTAATTCGTCAATCCGTTCGATCAGCGAAGAAATTGCCTTGCCCACCGGGTCGGGCATGAGATGGTGGTCGAGATCGATGCCGTGTTCGGTAATGCGGCGGCAGTGAATCGGCAATACCACGCGTCCCGGAATCCCCACCACACTCATCTCGGCAGGCACATCCTTCACCACTACAGCATTTGCTCCCACCCGCGCTCCCTTCGCCACCGTAATCGGTCCGAGTACTTTCGCCCCCGTCCCAATCACCACCCCATCTTCTAAAGTCGGATGGCGCTTGCCCTTATCCCAAGAGGTCCCCCCCAAGGTGACGCCGTGATAGAGGGTTACATCGTCGCCAATTTCGGCGGTTTCGCCAATCACCACCCCCGCGCCGTGGTCGATGAAAAAGCGCCGCCCAATTTTCGCCGCCGGATGAATTTCAATCAGGGTCAGGCCGCGAGCCACAAAGCTGATGTAGCGAGCCAAAAAACACCACTTGTGCTGCCACATCCAATGGGCTAACCGATAAACTAACAGC is from Synechococcus sp. PCC 7336 and encodes:
- the cysE gene encoding serine O-acetyltransferase, whose translation is MVDPVNYSDASGDRQTEVRGSNSKQPQPKRAIPRPRLRAWEQLLEDIDCVFDRDPAARNRLEVFFTYPGLHALLVYRLAHWMWQHKWCFLARYISFVARGLTLIEIHPAAKIGRRFFIDHGAGVVIGETAEIGDDVTLYHGVTLGGTSWDKGKRHPTLEDGVVIGTGAKVLGPITVAKGARVGANAVVVKDVPAEMSVVGIPGRVVLPIHCRRITEHGIDLDHHLMPDPVGKAISSLIERIDELEAELKSLKAGSDTVGDRPVESRDESSDSAANPSGNGVPNSTIDCF
- a CDS encoding pyridoxine 5'-phosphate synthase, which gives rise to MATQLSVNLNKVALLRNSRNLGIPSVLKAARMALEAGAYGVTVHPRPDERHIRYADVDELDVLLEAEYPTVEFNIEGNPFLGRFMEVVTRVRPTQATLVPDDPNAFTSDRGWDIAKDGDRLRPILKQLQDLGIRVSLFMDPDVEQIRLAGELGPERIELYTEPYATAFRDGKVDESWPVYAEAAKLARAVGLGVNAGHDLNLNNLAKFCEIPGILEVSIGHALTADALEMGMPEAVRHYLAILAKD
- a CDS encoding Uma2 family endonuclease, with the protein product MAIAIAKRYMPAEYLALEEKADFRSEFIEGHIIAMAGATANHNILAGKFYARLLLALEDLDYLVFMSDMRLWLPLYESYTYPDVMVVAGEPKFTDNQQTAITNPCLIVEVLSNSTGGYDKSAKFRLYRSIPEFEEYILIDQDALRVEQFTKVDDRQWLLTELMGEKAVLAIQSIAIEMSLKDLYKRVTFQETSEDAK
- a CDS encoding AAA family ATPase; this translates as MGTFSEEFNLLLRARYPAIYINTVEEERAEDAIVAASDGRAIYLWDFVTGYDLQGTDAGTAQRNPLQALQYIEKTDDRAPAIFVLRDFQRFLTDISVARKLRNLGRKLRSLPKTVVILAPVLDIPADLSETITVLEFDLPSSTEIGQAIDRLVGLAQTLAQSERDELVRACQGLTLARVRQALAKAIAQAGSLSADAVDLILEEKRQKIRQTQILEFYPAATEIADIGGLDNLKSWLMRRGSALSEKARRYGLPQPRGLLLVGIQGTGKSLTAKAIAHHWHLPLLRLDIGRLFAGLVGESESRTRQLIQLSEAMSPCVLWIDEIDKAFGTSASSDGGTTGRVLGTLITWMAEKTAPVFVVATANNIQILPPELLRKGRFDEIFFVDLPAQEERAEIFNVHLGKLRPQTVRDYDIQRLAYETPDFSGAEIEQSIIEAMHLAFSQNRDFTTEDILESVALMVPLARTAKEQVELLQSWATQGKVRLASQRSFLQQRTA